AAATACAAACCCGTAATGCCTGTTCTGGCAATATTCTCAATGGCTTATAGGTGAAAGCTCGTTTTAAGACAGGGTATCATACGCGCTGATATCACATAATGAGTCTAATTTATGTCAAGTTGGTTTCCAAAATGGCAGCCGTATCAGGGGAAGATCGATCATCGCCCTGTTGCGACAAATGAATATTTACCGCCCTTACAAAGTGCGGTGCTCGGGGTTCAACACGCATTTGCAATGTTTGGTGCAACGGTTCTTGCACCCTTATTAATGGGTTTTAGCCCAAACCTTGCCATCTTAATGTCAGGGATTTGTACCATTATTTTCTTCCTGATCACTGGTGGACGCGTACCAAGCTATTTAGGTTCAAGTTTTGCCTTTATCGGTGTAGTTGCGGCGGCAACAGGACATATCACGGGCTCTGGGGCCAATCCTAACCTTTCGGTTGCACTTGGCGGGATCGTCGCCTGTGGTATTTTTTATGCCTTGATCGGTTTTGCGGTGATGCTGACAGGTACACGCTGGATTGAAAAACTGATGCCACCCGTCGTCACTGGCGCGATCGTGATGATCATTGGTCTCAACCTTGCACCTGTCACCATTAAAGGGGTTGCCGGTCAACCGTTTGAGATGTGGATGGCACTCATCACGGTATTGAGTATGGGCATCATTGCAGTCTTTACCAAAGGGCTATTACAGCGTTTATTGTTACTCGTTGGCTTACTGATTGCCTATGCGCTTTATGCCATTGCAACCAATGTTTTAGGCTATGGCAAACCGATTGATTTCTCCCAAATCGCAGCAGCGCCATGGTTTGGTATTCCAAGCTTTTCACATCCAACTTTTGATTTAAATGCAATCCTAATTATTGCCCCTGTGGCTCTGATTTTAGTGGCAGAGAATCTGGGACATATCAAAGCTGTGGGTGCAATGACTGGCGAAAACCTGACTCCGCAATTGGGCAAAGCTTTTGTTGCCGATGGTTTGGCCACAACCTTATCGGGCAGTGTCGGTGCACCAGGGATGACCACTTATGGGGAAAACATTGGTGTAATGGCAGTGACCCGTGTCTATTCGACAATTGTATTCGTGATCGCTGGTGTGTTTGCTATTTTCTTGGGGCTTTCGCCTAAGTTTGGCGCAGTCATCAGTACCATTCCAACCGCAGTTCTGACAGGTGCTTCGATTGTGGTGTTTGGCTTGATTACCATTGCCGGTGCGAAAATCTGGATCGAAAACAAAGTCGATTTCTCAAACAATAAAAATCTGATCATTGCCTCTGTCACCATTATTTTAGGTGCAGGTAACTTTGAATTGTTATTTGGTAGCTTTAATTTAGGTGGTATTGGAACCGCAACTTTTGCTGCGATTTTCCTGAACCTGTTATTCAGTTTAAAAGATAAAAACTAAAACCTTGAAGGCAGCGCAAGCTGCCTTTTTTTTATTTTGAGAAAGATGCCACTCCTAGATAATGCCACCATTGGCTCTAATCACTTGTGCATTGATCCAGTTACTGGCATCACTCACGGCAAAATCAAGCACCGCAGCAATATCTTCCACTGTACCTAAACGCTCTAAAGGAGCTGCTTTGGCCAACTGTGCAATCAATGCTTCGCTCTTGCCCTCAAAAAATAGCTCCGTCGCTGTTGGCCCAGGTGCAATTGCATTAACCGTAATATTTTTGCCTCTTAATTCTTTGGCAAGGATAGCGGTCAAAGCTTCGATGGCTGCTTTAGATGCGGTATAAATACCATACCCTTCCAGTTTCATACCAATCACGCTACTGGACAGATTGATAATTTTTCCACCTTGCTCAAGTCGTTTCGCCGCCTCTCGCATGCTATATAAGCTGCCTTTTAAATTAATCGCTAAAACCTTTTCAATGGTTTCATCATCTAAAGCTTCAATTTTTTGCAAGCACATGATGCCCGCATTATTAATCAGAATATCCACTCGCCCGTAGTGTTGAATGACATATTCAAATAGCTGCTCAACCTGATGCGACTGGCTGATATCTGCTTTAAATGCGCTTGCTGTCCCACCCGCAGCTGTAATTTTTTCGACCAGCTGATTTGCTTCTAAATCATTGCGCGCATAATTAATCACGATTTGATGGCCTTGCTGTGCCAATAAGGTCGCGGTAAAAGCACCTATACCTCGGGATGCGCCTGTAATCAAAATCACTTTTTTATCATTTGCTGGCGTATTCATTTTTAACCTCGTCCAACTCAACTTATCACGGAATACGATCTATGATACTGTTCAGTGAGAACAAGATAATCCATCAAATTTCGGCTTCTTTATACGGATAGGCCGAACAAAAGAATCAAGCCTATGGACAAGTTAAATGCAATGTCGGCATTCGTACATGTGGTTGAGCAGCGAAGTTTTACCAAAGCAGCACAGATCCTGAACTTACCGCGCTCGACCCTGACAGATGCGATTAAACAGTTGGAAATGCAGTTGAATACCCGCCTACTATTTCGGACCACACGACAAGTGAATCCGACCGATGAAGGCCATCTGTACTATCAACGCTGTAAATATATTCTGGCTTATATTGATGAATCAGATCATGATTTTTTACATGCCAAACCGCAAGGTCCCTTAAAGGTCGAAGTTCACGGTATCTTTGCTGCGCATTTTATTCTGCCCAAACTACATCAGTTTCTCAGCGAATATCCACAAATTCAATTACAACTAACTGAAAGTGATCGCTATGTTGATCTGATTAAAGAAGGCATCGACTGTGTGATTCGGATTGGTCATTTAAATAATAGTGAACTGGTGGTCAGACCTTTGGGGCTGATCCCGCAAGTCACTCTCGCGAGTCCTGAATACCTCAAAAACTATGGTACTCCGAATACACTAAGTGATTTAAAACAGCATTTTATGGTGGGCTTCCACTCCACAGCACGACAAAAAACGCTTCCCTTAGCGTTTTTGATTCACGATAAAGTTGAGTTTTATGACCTCACCTCCTTGATTCAAGTCAATGGGGCACAGACCTACTCTGCTGCGGCAGAACAAGGCTTTGGTATTATTCAGGTGCCACGTTATGGTCATTTAAAGCAAATCGAAAATGGTCAGCTGTGCCCTGTGTTAACCCAATACACTGTTCCTTCTTTACCCGTTTCTTTGCTTTACCCCTCAAAAACACGGGTTTCACCTCGACAACGGGTATTTATTGAATGGATGGTACAGTTGTTTAAAGATCATCCTTTGGATCAGGCTTAAACGCTTCGCCCCTCACCAAAAACAGTTTTTGCTGCACTTAAGTCCACTATCTTTATTTAAGTGATGTTTAGTATGATGATTTTTTGCATTTCAATGCGTTGACATCATGCGTTTTGATTTTTTTGATTTACAGCTATTTCTGCATATCGTCACTACAGGCAGTCTGACCAAAGGGGCGGAACGTTCTGCAATTTCCTTGCAAGCAGCCAGTGAACGCATCAAAAAACTTGAACAATATTTCGATACGCCTTTATTCATTCGACACACCACGGGTGTTGAGCTCACCAGTGCAGGCCATGCCTTAGCCGAACATGCACGACGTTTGCTCCGACAAAAAGACCAACTTGAACAAGAGATGCAACGCTTTCGGCAGCAACAACCCGAATCCATAACCCTGTGGTGCAACTCCTCTGCACAAAGTGAATATCTGCCACCGCTGTTACCGCAATATCTGATGCGCCATCCTGACATCAATATCGATCTGCATGAAGCTGAAAGTTCAGAGATTATTGCGGCGCTCGGCAAAGGCATGGCCAAACTCGGCTTGGTTTCCAGTTTCTTTGATATTCGCCCATTGCAGACCCAAGAATTTGCCAGTGATCCCTTGGTGCTGATTTGCCCAGCCTCACATGCTCTCGCCCAACACAAACAATTGAATTTGGTCGAGGCCCTAAACTATGGTTTTATTGGATTGATGCCGCATCATTCTTTGCAGCAATCCATCGAAACCCAAGCCAAGTTGCTCGGTTTTAATATCCAATACCGTTTGCGTTTGCCTAATTTCGCTGCGATTGCTGAAGTAGTGGCAAAAGGCGTCGGCATCGCGATTATGCCTGCCCGTGCTGCACAGCGTTTAGAACCCGACTATGATTTCCACACCGTACAACTCATGGGTGCATGGGCCAATCGGAAACTGCTGTTGGCAACGCAGGATTTCAGCCAATTGCCCGAAACTTATCAACAGTTTGCAGATTTTTTATTGCAACATCGTCCTTAGTTCAGCCCCCAATTAATGCGATAGCATATACGCACCTAATGCGACCAAGCCCATAAAAAATAGGCGGCGGAAGCGTTGCTCATTCAATTGATAGCGGATTTTTTTACCCAACCACATACCTATTAAAGCCGCGATCAAAGCCACGATGGATAGGCGATAATCCAGAGTGATGCCTGCCATCGGGTTATGCTGTAAAAATACGGCGAGGCAAATGGTGGACACGGTAAAGGTCAAGCCCAAAGCCTGAACCAGCTCATCCCGTTTTAAATGCAAAGACTGTAAATAAGGCACTACGGGAATAATCACCACACCTGTTGCTACGGTCACCGCCCCACCGATATAACCGACCACAGGTGAGAGCCAGCGCTCATATTTGCCCAAGTGAGGCAGATTCTTAACGCATAAACCATAAAGCCCGTACAGTATCAGCATCGTACCCAATAGAATTTCACTGCTTTGGCCATGACTTTGGCTTAAAGTGGGTAAAAAACTCCAGACCGATCCAACCACAATCCCAAGCAACAAAGACCAAAAGCGGCATACAAAAGTCCAGACCCGCCCCTCAGCAAACAGCTGCCAGATATTGGTGATCATGGACGGAACGATCAGCAGGGATGCAGCCTGAAATGGACTCATGGCAATCGTCAGTAGTCCCATGGAGACCGCAGGTAAACCTAAGCCGATCATGCCTTTAATCATGCCCGCAAAGATAAATACCATTACAATAATTGCTAAAAAAGTCACATCCGAATCTCCGATCTTGCATCGGAGTTATGCTACGAAAAAAAGCCAAGTTTGCCCTATTCTTATTTTTGGGAGTAGGCCTCAGGCAGAGCTTGAGGCGATTCTATATTTATCTTCCAACACATTGCTGATAATGCTTTCAATCATCCAGACCCGATACAGGCTGTTAAACACATAACTTTGCCCGTCAATACGCAATTCTAACACTGGAAAATCAGGCTGATGCTTTTGCTGACACAGTTCATCGTTCTGCTGCAATAAAGCTTCGACATCCTGTTCAGTGATGTGCTCGATCTCTAAACGCTTTTGCATGCGCTGAAAATGGGCTTTAAATGATAGGTCTTTACCCCGTGTCCACACCCCTTCAAAAATCTGGTGGATACAATCGACTTGCTGTTCTTCAGGCACACTATAAAACAGTCGTGCCATCTCATACGTCGCTTCCTTGGTCGGACGGCAGAACGGCGTAAATGCCACTTGTGTTCGCTTGGAAACACGTGTTGCCAAACTCCAATCAAACCAATCCCGCCCGTGATAACTCAGCGGATAGACTTTCAACTGAATATTATAATAATTGGCCAGTTCTTCTTTGATATAGGCCAATAATAACCAGCTCATGGGATCTTCAAGCGCGATATATAAATCTAGCTCGGGATGCATGGCCTGCACTTCATTGAGCGCCTCACCATCATTAATCAAATGCTCGCGCCATTCGATATGATTAATCAGGAAAATTGGATTTCCCGTCAGCAATTTTTGCTGTTTTAGACGACGAGTCAAACGCAATAAATCATCGACCGCTTGATATTTCCGTTCACCAAATTCGAAATAGCTGGCGGCAACGGGCACATCTTTAAAAATGCGTTCAGGATAATCTTGAGGGCTTTGGTGCCGACTGGCCATGGCATACAGGGTACGTAATTTGCCGTATTGTTGTTGCCACAGCATATGGAACACATCTTCCAGTAAATGTAAGAAGTTCTGTTCACGTAAGGGGGTGTTTCGAAGAATGGTTTCAGCTTGTTGTAATGCTTCTGCGCTGGGAATTTCTGGGGTGTCATCAAAGCCAAAACGATGTTGCTTGGCAAGAATCTTGGCATCATTTAAACAGTAACTGAGCCATTCCTGCGTGGACATGCCATTCGGAGGCTCTGCGTCCTGCCTCGAAATAATTACTTTTAGAGGTTTCAACTCATCACTCAAGATTTCATTGAGCTGATCCAGTTGTTGTACCGCAAGATAGCTATAAACATCGTCTAGACGCAGGTAAATGCTTAAACCCTGTTCCGTGGGTAACACCGCCTGACGTGAAGGTTTCTGATAGAACCAACTCGATCGGAGGGGATCAAACCAACGACGTAACAAAGACATGTCGATAGCCTCTAATGGTCATAAAGTGAAATATGAATCGATATACTCAAACTTGGGTTGGAACAAGTGAGTCAATAAGTCTGTTCAGTATCTTATAAAATAACAAAAAAGTCCCCCTTAATTGAAAGAGGGACTGAAAGGGATTACAAAACTCGTACTGCGCCTTTGGCTGCGCTGGTCGAATGTATTGCGTAAATCTTCAATGACTTAGACACTTTACGTTTACGTTCTTCTGCTGGATGCCAACCTTTGGCTTCTTGAACGGTACGGCGATGCGCCATGGTTGCATCGTCGATATCAAGATGAATGGTACGATTCGGAATATCGATTTGAATGGTATCACCATCTTCAACCAGACCAATGGCACCACCTTCAGCTGCTTCAGGAGACACGTGACCAATCGACAAACCAGATGATCCGCCCGAGAAGCGACCATCGGTAATCAAGGCACAGTCCTTACCTAAGCCTTTCGACTTCAAGTAACTGGTTGGGTACAACATTTCCTGCATCCCTGGTCCACCACGTGGGCCTTCGTAGCGAATCACCACAATGTCACCCGCTACGATTTTATGATCCAGAATCGCTTCAACCGCTGCGTCTTGGCTTTCAAAAACACGTGCTGTACCAGTGAATTTAAGAATCGACTCATCCACACCCGCAGTTTTGACGATACAGCCATCTAGAGCGATGTTGCCGTAAAGGACGGCCAAACCACCATCTTTAGAGAAAGCATGTTCAGCATTACGAATCACGCCTTTTTCACGGTCACCATCCAAAGTTGAATAATAACGGTTTTGCGAGAATGCCACTTGGGTTGGAATACCACCTGGAGATGAACGATAGAACTCATACACGTCCGCATCTTCAGTACGGATAATATCCCACTTGTCCAATGCATCTTTTAGGGTTGGTTCATGCACGGTTGGGCATGAGGTATTCAGTAAATTCGCACGATCTAGCTCGCCTAAGATCGCCATGATGCCACCCGCACGGTGCACATCTTCCATATGCACGTCTTGTTTTGCTGGGGCAACTTTTGACAATACCGGTACTTGACGAGACAGGCGGTCGATATCATCCATCGTGAAATCAACTTCAGCTTCATGTGCGGCAGCAAGTAAATGCAATACGGTATTGGTTGAACCACCCATCGCGATATCAAGCGTCATGGCATTTTCAAATGCGGCTTTGGTTGCAATTGAACGTGGCAAAATGCTGTCATCATTCTGTTCATAATAACGTTTCGCCAGTTCAACCACTAAACGACCTGCTCTTAAGAACAGTTTTTCACGGTTGGCATGGGTCGCCACGATCGAACCATTGCCTGGTAAAGATAAACCTAAAGCTTCAGTTAAGCAGTTCATTGAGTTGGCCGTGAACATCCCTGAACATGAACCACACGTCGGACATGCTGAGCGTTCAAACGCAGCAACTTCTTCATCGGTGTAGCTTTCGTCTGCTGCAACCACCATGGCATCAACCAAGTCAATCGCCTTTTCATCACCACGGAATTTGACTTTACCCGCTTCCATTGGACCACCAGACACGAATACCACTGGGATATTCAAGCGCATCGCAGCCATTAGCATTCCCGGTGTGATCTTGTCACAGTTCGAGATACAGACCATGGCATCGGCACAATGGGCATTGACCATGTATTCCACAGAATCGGCAATCAAATCACGTGATGGCAGTGAATACAGCATCCCGTCATGGCCCATGGCAATGCCGTCATCGACAGCAATGGTATTAAATTCTTTTGCCACACCACCAGAAGCTTCAATTTCTCTCGCAACAAGTTGACCTAAATCTTTAAGATGCACGTGACCGGGAACAAACTGGGTAAATGAGTTGACCACCGCAATAATTGGCTTGCCAAAATCTTCATCTTTCATACCGGTTGCACGCCATAAACCGCGCGCGCCCGCCATATTTCTTCCATGTGTTGATGTTTTCGAACGATAATCAGGCATTTTGTATTCCCAACAAGTGTGTGCTCGAGAAAAATAAGACTTTCTCTCTGGCGAAATGATACTGAGCTCTTTGCATCATACTACAAGTTATCGTTTAACAGATGACCAACAGGCCTATCTTTTTTGCACAAAAGCAATTCAGTCCGTGAATTAGGGACTCGCCGCGTTTTCGCTTATAATTTGAGATAAGTTTTATTTGGATTCCATTTGTGAAAATCATTTTTGCTGGTACGCCTGAATTTGCGGCAACCGCATTGGCGGCATTATTAAAAACATCCCACCAGATCATTGCGGTTTATACCCAACCTGACCGTAAATCAGGACGTGGGCAAAAATTAACGCCATCGCCTGTTAAACAATTGGCACTTGAACACGGTTTACCCGTTTATCAACCTTTGAATTTTAAAGCGTCTACGGAAGAAGGTTTGGCCGCTCGACAAGAGCTTGCTGCACTAGGCGCAGATGTGATGGTGGTTGCAGCCTATGGCTTGATTTTACCGCAAGCGGTTTTGGATACACCGAAATACGGTTGTTTAAATATTCATGGTTCACTGTTACCACGCTGGCGTGGTGCTGCCCCGATTCAACGTGCCATTGCCACAGGGGATGCTGAAACGGGCATTACCATCATGCAAATGGCGGCTGGTTTAGATACTGGCGATATGATGTATAAAACCTATTGCCCAATTACTGCGGAAGATACCACGGCCAGCTTGCATGACAAATTGGCGGTTCAAGGCGCAGAAGCGATTTGTACTGTGCTTGAATCCGAACAAAGCTTGCAGGATTTTATTGAAAAACGTGAAGTACAAGATGAAGCACTGACCGTTTATGCGCACAAATTAGTGAAAGCCGAAGCGCGTATCGATTGGACTGTAAATGCAGTTCAAATCGACCGTAATATTCGTGCCTTTAACCCTTGGCCAGTCGCGTTTATTCAGCTCGATGAAAACAATGCCTTACGTGTTTGGGGTTCTACACTTTCACAACTGAGCAAAACCGATGCACAAGCTGGTGAAATCCTTGCCATTGATAAACAAGGCGTGCATGTTGCTTGTGGCGAAAATACTGCAGTGTGCTTAACCAGCTTACAATGGCCAGGTGCTAAAGCCCTCAATCCAGTACAAATTGCTCAAACTCAAAAATTGCATATTGGACAAATTCTCCCATGAGCCAATCGAATCAATCATCTACAAAAAATTTGAATCTGCGTGCGCAAGTGGTCAAAACACTTTTGGCGGTTCAAAATGGGCAATCTTTGTCTTCCGTTTTAAATCAACATATCAATATCGTTTCTGAACGTGACCGTGGTTTATACCACGAGCTTACGTTAGGTTGTTTGCGCCAATGGTATTCGTTAAAAGCCATTACCTTACCCTTGCTCACAAAACCATTAGACAATGAAGCCCTAGAAAGTTGTTTATATCTGGGTTTATATCAAATTTTATGTACGCGTATTCCAGTGCATGCTGCGATTTCAGAAACTGTAAATGCGGCTAAGCAACTCGGTTTCGAGCCAATGAGTGGTTTGGTCAATGCGATTCTGCGCCGTGTTTCACGTGAAACAGATGAATTTCAAACCGCATTGAATCATACCCATGGTTTACCAAGTTGGTTATTCAAACGACTCAAAAAAGATTGGCCTGAGCAAGTAGAGCCGCTATGCCAAGCCTTAAAACAAGTCGCGCCATTGACCCTGCGCATCAACGAACGCCAAGTCAGTCGTAACGAATATTTAGAGATTTTGGACGAAGAACAGATTGATGCTCGTCCTTGCACACTTTCAGATGTGGGTATTGTTCTGGAACAAACGGGCAATATTACCCATTTACCCGGTTTTGAAGCAGGCGGTTTTTCTGTTCAGGATGAGCATGCACAATTGTGCGCCACGCTTTTACCGAACTTAGATAATAAAGTTGTTGTCGATGCTTGTGCTGCACCGGGTGGTAAAGCCGCACATATCCTTGAGCGCTTTCATCCTAAAAAATTGATTGCACTTGATCATGATGCCAAACGTTTACTGCGTGTTTCTGAAAATTTAGAACGTCTTGCCCTAGATCAGGACAATGTTGAGATTATTACAGCTGATGCCACCACGTGGCAGGCACCAGAGCCCGTCGATTGTATCGTGCTGGATGCGCCTTGTTCTGCAACAGGTGTGATTCGTCGCCACCCCGATATTCGTCTGCTTAGACAGTCGACCGATATCGCGCAAACGGTTACGTTACAACAGCAGATTTTGCAGCAGATGTGGCAACAGCTTAAAGTGGGCGGCACTTTACTGTATATCACCTGCTCGATTCTAAAAGCTGAAAATGAGCAGCAAATGGCTGCATTCTTTGCAGCACATACGGATGCAGAAGAAATCAAAATCGAAGCCAATTGGGGCGTTGAACAGACCCATGGTCGTCAGCTGTTCCCTTCTGCCCACGCTGGTGATGGTTTCTATTATTGCCTGATTAAAAAATTGGGATAAATCAAAAATAAAAAAGCAGGCTTTAAAGCCTGCTTTTTTATCTAATATTGTCAATATTTCAGTCTATGTTTAAAATAATATCAACAACTTATTTAATTATCTAAAATGAATTTTAGTTACAAAGAATATAAATTAGCCATTTGGGGAATCACTTTTACTGTAGTTCTAATAGCAGCCTTAATTGCTTATAAACATAAGCTTCAAACGGAGCTTGTTGAATCGATAGCTAAAGACCTTTTAGTAGAACAATCACAAATACCTTTTAATGTTAATTCAACGGTCAAACTTATTAATATTAAACAGGATAAGCTTCATGTTACTTATACTTATCAGACATTTAACCATACTGCAGATGAAGTAGATCTCGACGATGCAAAAAACAACTTAATTCCAGAAAATCAAGCATATAATTGCACGTATTTAAAGAATTATATAAAAAATGGTATTGTGGTTGATTACATTTATATAGATAAGAATGGTAAAAAGCTATTCACAAATACGCTTAATAAAAAATCCTGCAATATCTAAAATTTACTTATACAGTTTAAAGCCTGCGTTATTGTTCAAAAAATAACCCAATCTATGATTGGGTTATTTTTAGCTTTAACATTTAAAGCGTATGCTGATCTTTGACTTCTTCCAGAACGTCATCTAACTCTTCTGGGTTTTTAGTTAAGTGCAGAATAGACAATGCCAATCCGCCCCATAAAAACACCATTGAAATCACCATCATTACGATTGCTGAAGTATTCATATTTGTTCTCCTAGCGATCTTTGATTCGGCTGAGTACAATTGCAACGACAGCACAGAAAATCACGCTGCCCCATCCAAATACGCCTTGTAAGCTCATGCTATAACTATCGTAACCGTTTTTCACCAAGTTAAATACGGTCATGCTTAAGGTCGTTAACAAGATCAACGATGTGATCACTGTTAAAGTGAAATCCCAACCTTTGCCCAATTGAACAGTCGAAATACGATTCACATGATCACGCAATTCACGCAAGGCAGAACGTTTAAACCAAGCAATACTGATAATCGAGATCAATGCACCACCAATAATACCGATGTTATTGATGAAGTGATCGACGATATCCACCAGTTTAATCGCATTCACACTAGAGAATAAGATCACTGAAACAAGTGCACTACCACCACCAATAATCGTTACAGCTTTGGTACGGCCCCATTTCAACTTATCCTGCATTGCAGCAATCGGCACTTCCAAAATACTTACCATGGAAGATATACCTGCAACAAACAGCGAAGAGAAGAATAAGAAACCAAATAAATCTGCACCCGCACCTAAACTTGAAATGATTTTCGGGAAGGCAATAAATGCCAAACCAATACCACCACTCACAACATCCTGTACTTCTTTCCCTGCAGTGTGCGCCATAAAGCCCAACGCAGCAAAAATACCAATACCGGCTAAAATTTCAGTCGATGCATTGGCAAAGCCAACAATCAAGCCAGAACCCGTTAAGTTGGTCTTTGGTTTGAGATAAGACGCATAAGTCACCATGATCCCGAAACCTACAGACAGTGAGAAGAAAGTATGGCCATATGCAGCTAACCAAACTTTATAGTTCATCATCGCTGACCAGTTCGGAGTAAAGAATGCATTTAAGCCTTCTACCGCACCAGGTAAACGTAATGACTGAATCACAAGAACCGTAAACAAGACAAATAACAACGGCATGAAAATCTTATTGGATAATTCAACGCCCTTCTTAACACCGCCATACAAAATGATTAAGGTCAGTGCCCAAATCCCAACGATTGGCCAAAACAAATGACTCACGAATTGTAGATCGAAGCCTGTTGCTTTCGAGGTCTGCAAATAAGTATTGAAGAAGAAGCTTTC
This genomic stretch from Acinetobacter sp. C32I harbors:
- a CDS encoding solute carrier family 23 protein; amino-acid sequence: MSSWFPKWQPYQGKIDHRPVATNEYLPPLQSAVLGVQHAFAMFGATVLAPLLMGFSPNLAILMSGICTIIFFLITGGRVPSYLGSSFAFIGVVAAATGHITGSGANPNLSVALGGIVACGIFYALIGFAVMLTGTRWIEKLMPPVVTGAIVMIIGLNLAPVTIKGVAGQPFEMWMALITVLSMGIIAVFTKGLLQRLLLLVGLLIAYALYAIATNVLGYGKPIDFSQIAAAPWFGIPSFSHPTFDLNAILIIAPVALILVAENLGHIKAVGAMTGENLTPQLGKAFVADGLATTLSGSVGAPGMTTYGENIGVMAVTRVYSTIVFVIAGVFAIFLGLSPKFGAVISTIPTAVLTGASIVVFGLITIAGAKIWIENKVDFSNNKNLIIASVTIILGAGNFELLFGSFNLGGIGTATFAAIFLNLLFSLKDKN
- the fmt gene encoding methionyl-tRNA formyltransferase; its protein translation is MKIIFAGTPEFAATALAALLKTSHQIIAVYTQPDRKSGRGQKLTPSPVKQLALEHGLPVYQPLNFKASTEEGLAARQELAALGADVMVVAAYGLILPQAVLDTPKYGCLNIHGSLLPRWRGAAPIQRAIATGDAETGITIMQMAAGLDTGDMMYKTYCPITAEDTTASLHDKLAVQGAEAICTVLESEQSLQDFIEKREVQDEALTVYAHKLVKAEARIDWTVNAVQIDRNIRAFNPWPVAFIQLDENNALRVWGSTLSQLSKTDAQAGEILAIDKQGVHVACGENTAVCLTSLQWPGAKALNPVQIAQTQKLHIGQILP
- the rsmB gene encoding 16S rRNA (cytosine(967)-C(5))-methyltransferase RsmB, with protein sequence MSQSNQSSTKNLNLRAQVVKTLLAVQNGQSLSSVLNQHINIVSERDRGLYHELTLGCLRQWYSLKAITLPLLTKPLDNEALESCLYLGLYQILCTRIPVHAAISETVNAAKQLGFEPMSGLVNAILRRVSRETDEFQTALNHTHGLPSWLFKRLKKDWPEQVEPLCQALKQVAPLTLRINERQVSRNEYLEILDEEQIDARPCTLSDVGIVLEQTGNITHLPGFEAGGFSVQDEHAQLCATLLPNLDNKVVVDACAAPGGKAAHILERFHPKKLIALDHDAKRLLRVSENLERLALDQDNVEIITADATTWQAPEPVDCIVLDAPCSATGVIRRHPDIRLLRQSTDIAQTVTLQQQILQQMWQQLKVGGTLLYITCSILKAENEQQMAAFFAAHTDAEEIKIEANWGVEQTHGRQLFPSAHAGDGFYYCLIKKLG
- a CDS encoding LysR family transcriptional regulator produces the protein MDKLNAMSAFVHVVEQRSFTKAAQILNLPRSTLTDAIKQLEMQLNTRLLFRTTRQVNPTDEGHLYYQRCKYILAYIDESDHDFLHAKPQGPLKVEVHGIFAAHFILPKLHQFLSEYPQIQLQLTESDRYVDLIKEGIDCVIRIGHLNNSELVVRPLGLIPQVTLASPEYLKNYGTPNTLSDLKQHFMVGFHSTARQKTLPLAFLIHDKVEFYDLTSLIQVNGAQTYSAAAEQGFGIIQVPRYGHLKQIENGQLCPVLTQYTVPSLPVSLLYPSKTRVSPRQRVFIEWMVQLFKDHPLDQA
- a CDS encoding sulfite exporter TauE/SafE family protein — protein: MTFLAIIVMVFIFAGMIKGMIGLGLPAVSMGLLTIAMSPFQAASLLIVPSMITNIWQLFAEGRVWTFVCRFWSLLLGIVVGSVWSFLPTLSQSHGQSSEILLGTMLILYGLYGLCVKNLPHLGKYERWLSPVVGYIGGAVTVATGVVIIPVVPYLQSLHLKRDELVQALGLTFTVSTICLAVFLQHNPMAGITLDYRLSIVALIAALIGMWLGKKIRYQLNEQRFRRLFFMGLVALGAYMLSH
- the ilvD gene encoding dihydroxy-acid dehydratase, with product MPDYRSKTSTHGRNMAGARGLWRATGMKDEDFGKPIIAVVNSFTQFVPGHVHLKDLGQLVAREIEASGGVAKEFNTIAVDDGIAMGHDGMLYSLPSRDLIADSVEYMVNAHCADAMVCISNCDKITPGMLMAAMRLNIPVVFVSGGPMEAGKVKFRGDEKAIDLVDAMVVAADESYTDEEVAAFERSACPTCGSCSGMFTANSMNCLTEALGLSLPGNGSIVATHANREKLFLRAGRLVVELAKRYYEQNDDSILPRSIATKAAFENAMTLDIAMGGSTNTVLHLLAAAHEAEVDFTMDDIDRLSRQVPVLSKVAPAKQDVHMEDVHRAGGIMAILGELDRANLLNTSCPTVHEPTLKDALDKWDIIRTEDADVYEFYRSSPGGIPTQVAFSQNRYYSTLDGDREKGVIRNAEHAFSKDGGLAVLYGNIALDGCIVKTAGVDESILKFTGTARVFESQDAAVEAILDHKIVAGDIVVIRYEGPRGGPGMQEMLYPTSYLKSKGLGKDCALITDGRFSGGSSGLSIGHVSPEAAEGGAIGLVEDGDTIQIDIPNRTIHLDIDDATMAHRRTVQEAKGWHPAEERKRKVSKSLKIYAIHSTSAAKGAVRVL
- a CDS encoding LysR family transcriptional regulator is translated as MRFDFFDLQLFLHIVTTGSLTKGAERSAISLQAASERIKKLEQYFDTPLFIRHTTGVELTSAGHALAEHARRLLRQKDQLEQEMQRFRQQQPESITLWCNSSAQSEYLPPLLPQYLMRHPDINIDLHEAESSEIIAALGKGMAKLGLVSSFFDIRPLQTQEFASDPLVLICPASHALAQHKQLNLVEALNYGFIGLMPHHSLQQSIETQAKLLGFNIQYRLRLPNFAAIAEVVAKGVGIAIMPARAAQRLEPDYDFHTVQLMGAWANRKLLLATQDFSQLPETYQQFADFLLQHRP
- a CDS encoding SDR family oxidoreductase, with protein sequence MNTPANDKKVILITGASRGIGAFTATLLAQQGHQIVINYARNDLEANQLVEKITAAGGTASAFKADISQSHQVEQLFEYVIQHYGRVDILINNAGIMCLQKIEALDDETIEKVLAINLKGSLYSMREAAKRLEQGGKIINLSSSVIGMKLEGYGIYTASKAAIEALTAILAKELRGKNITVNAIAPGPTATELFFEGKSEALIAQLAKAAPLERLGTVEDIAAVLDFAVSDASNWINAQVIRANGGII